From Parasphaerochaeta coccoides DSM 17374, a single genomic window includes:
- a CDS encoding branched-chain amino acid aminotransferase, which produces MIVDKILPIRYESKDMMMAKKNIDWAHLSFGYIPTDSRYVSYWKNGQWDDGQMVNDSTVTINESAGVLQYAQTCFEGLKAYTTEDGRVVLFRPDMNARRLMDSCDRLLMPSFPVERFLDAIDKLVIANQDYVPPYGSGASLYIRPYIFGSGPILGVAPASEYTFRVFCSPVGPYFKGGMKPLRLMVSNFDRAAPRGSGHIKGGLNYAMSLYAGHVAHEAGYSENLYLDSTRTYIEETGGANFIFVTKDGTLVTPKSPTILPSITRRSLMQVAKDYLHMETEERPVKLTELKNFAEAGLCGTAAVISPVGTIHTHDGDITFGDGISVGPVVTKLYDTLTGIQMGRLSAPGGWIHQVI; this is translated from the coding sequence ATGATTGTTGATAAAATCCTGCCAATCCGCTACGAATCAAAGGACATGATGATGGCTAAGAAAAACATTGACTGGGCGCATTTGAGTTTCGGCTACATTCCGACTGACAGCCGGTATGTTTCATATTGGAAGAACGGACAGTGGGATGATGGCCAGATGGTCAACGATTCCACGGTGACAATCAATGAAAGCGCCGGTGTCCTGCAATATGCCCAGACATGCTTTGAAGGTCTGAAAGCCTATACCACGGAGGATGGCCGCGTTGTACTGTTCCGTCCTGACATGAACGCCCGCCGTCTCATGGACAGCTGCGACAGGCTGCTGATGCCGTCTTTTCCTGTTGAAAGATTCCTCGATGCGATTGACAAGCTGGTCATTGCGAACCAGGACTATGTACCCCCCTATGGTAGCGGTGCATCTCTGTATATCCGTCCTTATATCTTCGGCAGCGGGCCGATTCTCGGCGTAGCTCCCGCGTCAGAATATACCTTCCGGGTATTCTGCTCTCCGGTCGGGCCTTACTTCAAGGGAGGCATGAAGCCCCTGCGCCTGATGGTCAGTAACTTCGACCGCGCTGCCCCCCGTGGTTCAGGCCACATCAAGGGAGGTCTCAACTATGCCATGAGCCTCTATGCCGGACACGTTGCCCATGAAGCCGGATACAGCGAGAATCTCTATCTGGATTCGACACGCACGTACATAGAAGAAACGGGAGGAGCGAATTTCATCTTTGTGACCAAGGACGGCACGCTCGTGACGCCCAAGAGTCCGACTATCCTTCCTTCCATCACCCGCCGTTCCCTCATGCAGGTCGCCAAGGATTATCTGCACATGGAAACAGAGGAACGGCCTGTGAAACTTACGGAATTGAAGAATTTTGCTGAAGCGGGGCTGTGTGGCACGGCAGCCGTGATTTCCCCCGTCGGAACCATCCACACCCATGACGGGGACATCACGTTCGGAGACGGCATATCGGTCGGCCCGGTGGTCACCAAGCTGTACGATACCCTCACGGGAATCCAGATGGGACGCCTGTCGGCTCCGGGGGGCTGGATTCACCAGGTCATCTGA